The Enterobacter oligotrophicus sequence CGATCTCCTATTCCGGCGAACGCCGTGAGATCAATATGGCCACCGACGAAGCCCTGCGCGTCGGCGGTAAAATTCTGGCGATCACCGGTTTTACACCCAACGCGCTGCAGCAGCGGGCAACGCGGTGCCTGTATACCATCGCTGAAGAGCAGGCCACGCGCAGTGCGGCAATCTCGTCCACCAGTGCGCAAATGATGCTGACCGATCTGCTGTTTATGGCACTGGTGCAACAGGATCTGGAGCATGCGCCGGAGCGCATTCGTCACAGTGAAGAGCTGGTAAAAAAACTGGTTTGAGCAACGAATGAGCGTATAATGCCCGCCCTGTTTGTGATGTTTCTGAGAATTTCCTGATGGCGCTGTTAATCACCAAAAAATGCATCAATTGCGATATGTGCGAACCCGAATGTCCTAACCAGGCCATTTCGATGGGCGACAGCATTTATGAGATTAACAGCGACCGCTGCACCGAGTGCATCGGCCACTATGAGACGCCGACCTGCCAGAAAGTGTGCCCCATCCCCAACACGATCCTGAAAGATCCGGCACACGTCGAAAGCGAAGAGCAGTTGTGGGACAAGTTTGTCCTGATGCATCACGCAGACAAACTTTAACTCTCGATGATCACCGTCGCGCAGGCGTAGTGGCGTTCATCCGCAAGCGTCACATGCATGTGATTCACGCCGAGTTTCTCTGCCAGCTTTAGCGCCTCGCCCCATAAGCGCAGGCGTGGTTTACCCAGTTCATCGTTAAACACTTCAAACTGGTTAAACGCCAGACCGTTACGAATCCCCGTCCCGAAGGCTTTGGCCGCCGCCTCTTTTACCGCAAAACGCTTTGCCAGAAAACGTACCGGCTGCTGGTGTGCTTCCCAGATGGCCCATTCGTTATCGCTCAGCACGCGTCTCGCCAGGCGATCGCCGCTACGGGCGATCACCGCTTCAATGCGGGCTATTTCAACGATATCGGTGCCTAAGCCCAGAATAGCCATTACTGACGCGCTTCCAGCATCAGGCGTTTCATCTCTGATACGGCCTCTTTCAGGCCGCTCATCACCGCACGGCCAATGATGGCGTGGCCGATGTTCAGCTCATGCATTTCCGGCAGCGCGGCGATGGCTTTGACGTTGTGGTACGTCAGGCCGTGACCGGCATTCACTTTGAGGCCCAGGCTTGCCGCGTAGGTGGCCGCTTTGGCGATACGTTCCAGCTCTTTGGCCTGAACCGCATCGTTTTCAGCATCGGCATAGCAGCCGGTGTGGATTTCGATGTACGGTGCGCCCACGTCGGCCGCCGCTTTAATCTGTTCGAAATCTGCGTCAATGAACAGAGAAACCAGAATGCCCGCATCTGCCAGGCGTTTGCAGGCATCACGCATTTTGTCGCGTTGACCAGCCACATCCAGACCGCCTTCAGTGGTCACTTCCTGGCGTTTTTCCGGCACCAGGCAGCAGAAATGTGGCTTCGTCTCACAGGCAATCGTCAGCATCTCTTCGGTGACCGCCATCTCCAGATTCATGCGCGTATCCAGCGTCT is a genomic window containing:
- a CDS encoding YfhL family 4Fe-4S dicluster ferredoxin, with product MALLITKKCINCDMCEPECPNQAISMGDSIYEINSDRCTECIGHYETPTCQKVCPIPNTILKDPAHVESEEQLWDKFVLMHHADKL
- the acpS gene encoding holo-ACP synthase, producing MAILGLGTDIVEIARIEAVIARSGDRLARRVLSDNEWAIWEAHQQPVRFLAKRFAVKEAAAKAFGTGIRNGLAFNQFEVFNDELGKPRLRLWGEALKLAEKLGVNHMHVTLADERHYACATVIIES
- the pdxJ gene encoding pyridoxine 5'-phosphate synthase; amino-acid sequence: MAELLLGVNIDHIATLRNARGTAYPDPVQAAFIAEQAGADGITVHLREDRRHITDRDVRILRQTLDTRMNLEMAVTEEMLTIACETKPHFCCLVPEKRQEVTTEGGLDVAGQRDKMRDACKRLADAGILVSLFIDADFEQIKAAADVGAPYIEIHTGCYADAENDAVQAKELERIAKAATYAASLGLKVNAGHGLTYHNVKAIAALPEMHELNIGHAIIGRAVMSGLKEAVSEMKRLMLEARQ